GTCGCGGTGGAAGTCATGAAGCGGGCAGTTCAATCTCCCTATAGATTCGGGCATAAGCCACCAAATTTAGAGAAGAGGGGTTTTTGATGTCTGAGGAGACTGGATCTACGAGTCCTCGAACGAAAAGTGAGTAAAAAGAATGATGGAACGGCTCGACTGATTATTGGCTGCCAAAAGAGAGTTAGGCTGTATAGCTATTCTTAGAGATGTTTCACGACTAGGCGTCACGATAGTCTTGTTACCCTCGTGGAATTCGATAACTTGCAATCTAAGGCAAACTAATTGAAAAGCTATCTGAAGTGAACTTCAGGGCAGAAGCAAATGAAAGTAACATTGCCGAAAAATCGATTTAGCCGTTACTCCCTATATTTGTTGGCGGTTGTACTTTTCTTCATTTCAGCACTCTTTCTTTATCGTGAGAAAATCGCTCGCGATTCGGCTTTGGAATTAGCTGAGATTACTGAAGAGTTGAGTAAGGAAGATCCCGATTGGACTTGGGAAGCTTATCTTAAAAAACGGAACGATTCGTCGGAGGATAAGAACAGCTATTTACTGATCAAAAAAATTCTCGATTTGTCCACTCCCCGTCCATCGGTACCTTATATTACGCGCGAACCAGATCTCTCGAATTGGAGGATACTACCTGAAGGCATGCCATTTGAAATAGCCGATTGGGCAGCACAATTCGTTGCTGATAGGCATGAGCGGATTCTTATTTCGCGGCAACTAGCCAATTTTTCTCCTATGAGTCGGGATTTCTGGGCGGACGATCCTCTCCAAATCAACTCTACTTTGTTGGAGGATATTCGAAGCATTGCTACCGATCTGATGTGGGATGTGCGAGTTCAGTCCCAGCTGAATCGATTCGACCTTTGTTTTCGAGATATTCAAGCGTTTCGAAGAATTGCCTCGTCTTTTGGGCAAGAAAATGTGCTAGCATTTTTACTTCAAACAGAAGTTGCAAATATCACCACTGAGTCAATTCAGCAAATGCTTTCCCAGGGAGTAGCCAAATCGACCGACCTTGAATTTATGCAAAGTGAGATCGAGGAAGATAGTCGACAACCGATACTAAAAAAAGCCCTGCTCAACGAAAGGGCAAGGTGTTTTGTGCTTATGCAGCGAGCTATCCAATCGGACCGACTGAAGGAGCTAATGCTATCGCCGATTGCGATCTCGAATCCAGATATGAGTACTTCAAAACGTCAGCTGGCAGCTTTTTTTCTGGCATGGCGATATTCGCCTTACCCTCAGGCAGATCAAGCTTTCATGCTACGAAAAAGAACTGAACAAATCAAAATGTTAGATCAACCTGTCAATGAATTGCATCTATATATTCAAAAAGATAAGCAGGAACTAGATGAATTTTTGAAGTCACCACCCCAAGCAAAAAACGTTCTTTCACGCCTGGACTTAGCTAAATTAGCTTTCTTTATTGATAATTATTTCTTTTTTAAGGCACTTCTTCGATCTACCACCTGTGGCGTAGCTGCCGAACGATTTCGCATCGCTTACAAACGTTGGCCCAAGAATCTCGAAGAACTTGTGCCGCAATTCCTCAAAAAGATCGAAGAAGATCCTTATACAAGCAAACCTCTTCTCTTCAAGCGATTCGATGATGGGATCGCGATTTACTCCGTGGGTATGGATCTTAAGGACGATGGCGGTGATGTCGTGAGAAAGGTTTTAGATCGCTCCAAACGCGGTGAGTATCAATATAGCCGTCATAAAGATTGGGGTATCCGCTTGTGGGATGTCGAAAAACGCGGGAAAACTATACCACCGGAACCTTTTAAGCCTTAGTTCAGCGTAGATTCTGGACTCTGCGATCCCAAATCAGTGCAAAGGCAGATTCTATTATCTAGTTGCCAAAAGATCGTCTAAAACAGGTCGAAAGCGACGTACAGAAGGAGACTCTCGATGCTCCGTTTTGGTTTTGCTCTCACCGTATTTTTCATATTATCCCTATCCGGATTCGCTCAGCACAAGAATGGAAGACTGGACGAATTGCCCAGCCAACCAGGTCCGCATATCGAGAAAATCAAGTCTCTGGGCGACAACGAATGGCTGAAGCTGGGTGCGCCCGCCGCAGATCCGAAATGGGGAAAAGCTCGGGGTAGTTCGTGGGGAGCCAAAGCCATGATCCTAGCAGCCGATAAGCGTGGAGCCTTCCTCTTCGGAGAAGGAGTTCACGCCTTTGTTAAGCCCGATGGTCACATAATGGACGACTTGTGGTTCTACGACATCAATTCCCATGCTTGGATTTGCCTCTACCCCGGAACGGACACGACGACCTTCACGCAGCGGGTCAAGGACAAGCAGCTGGTTATTGCAGAGGATGGGCAGTTGATCGACGGCGACAAACAGCCCATTCCTCTGCATACGCTGGTTCATGCCTGGAGCTATCTCACTTATGACTCAGATAGGAAGAAATTCGCTTTTCTTAGCTGGAATGGCAATGGATCACAGATTCCCAGATACTTTCTCGGCGGCGAGAAGCAGATGGACGTAGGACTGAAACTGCTTGAAGAGCAACTGAGGGACAAAAAGAAAGCGGTCTTTTCCCCGTGGTTCTACGACGTGGCGAGGGGTAAATTCGAGCGATCCCTGGCGAATATTTCGACACCCATCAACGCTGGAGGGTTCCCTCAGTTCCACTATATTCCTGCCAAAAAGCAATTCTTCGCTGTAGGTTCCGACACCGTAACGATTTTCGATCCAGCCAAAAACCAATGGATCGATGCGAAACCGAAAGGTCCTGCACCCAAAGGGTATGACGCCTGTGGTTGCTACGATTCCAAGCGAAACCGGGTCTATCGAAATGACGGGGATGGATCAAAAGGGGAAGGACTCATGGCGTATGACATTGAGAGCAATACCTGGAGCCACTTGAAACCCTCGGGAAAAGCTCCGGGAGCCTCCAACACCAATGCGGCGTTTTATGAGTACGATGCTCGCCTCGACATCGTGGTGGCAATCCATTTCAGAGGAGCAACTACGGGAATTTTTGTGTACGATCCTAAAAGCAATTCCTGGGCTGATCCAATTCCGTTCTCGGCAAATAGCCCCTCCAAGTTTCAATTTGCAGCCAACACCTTTTACGACATGGAATTGAACGCCTATTTCTGCCACGTCGCAGGCGATAGCAGAGACAATGGCGTAATGTGGGTCTATCGCTACCAGAAATGATGAAGGTGCAACGAGCTTATGGGAGCCGGATGCTTACTTTTGCTAAATCTTCCGTAATTTTGCAACATTGTGGAATTAAGGAGTGTCCACTGTGATTCAGGAGGAAATTGAATTGTGCCAATCTCGACCACACGAGAAGCATTGTTTAGCTTTCTCGCTGGCAAGCGGAATGCCGCAAAAAAGACACGGGGGACTATTACGGAGAATCGAAATTGGAATCTCCTTGGCAATAATATGTACGGCATCAAGTGCATCTTTTAAAGAACACTCGCAAATATCCCTGTAACGAATGATAGCATTAACAACATTTCCAGTAGCAATCAATTTACAAAGTGCTTTCCGAAATTCCGAAGTAGGCTCACGCTCGCTCATAATTATCAGTCTACCCCGAATTGAACTAGAACGAGAGGCTTTCCCTTAACTCCTTACATCACCAGAATCAGAACTCAGAACCGAATCGAACAAATTCCTAAAAAATGATCTGCTCTGATAAGGATACTCGTTCTCGAAAGTTTCGACGTCCTCCCAGAACCAATCCTCGTCAAATTGCTTGAAATCCTCCGCTGAAAATCTCGCTAAATTGTGAAACAGATCAGCCACTACTCCTGCTGCTCGAAAACGCTGAAAATAAGAACGCCAGTGAAATGGGTTCATCAGGCAGAGAAAACCTGAAGGAATCTCCTATTCGAGGAATCTGATCTCAAGCATACCCTGATAGAGAAGATAGCGGTATGCCCTTTTTCGTTTTTCATCCATTCGATGCGTTTCCCTTTCCCTGCAAGTCGGTTAGCCGCCTCATTTTTCCGTTGGGAAATCCAATCTCATTCTCGCTCGATACTCCTCTGGGGATGTCAGAGATTCTAACTTTCTCATCGCTTTCCAAAAAGGTGTAACGATAGATTTCACATTGCCTTTCGTTGAAAAGACAGCAAGAACCTCTCCTGGTCTCCTGAGACGGCTTGCATCTGAATAAATGTCGAGCGAAATCAGATCTGTTTCTTCATTCCGAGTGAATTTGAAACGGAAAACAGTGGGTTCCGTATATGCTATCGCAACAGATTCCACTCTTTGAGTCACGAGGAGCAAAGCCGTCAAAAGTTCATCAAGAAAATCGTTCGGCGTATATGAAATATCTATGGAGAGGTGGGAATCGTTTGTCTCGATTTTCATAGATAGCCATCCATGATTTGGTACGGGGAAGTTTACCTTTAGCATTTCGGAACTGCGCATCGTCTACCGAACCATTTTTTCAAAACGCTGTGAGACTTTCAAAGGAATTTCTGCCAGTATCACCTTGCAGGAACTTCTGAAATATTTCCAATCTTGACAGGAATCTCTCTTACGTTATTTTCGCTTAAAAACGAGAAGTAAATCCCAAAAGATTGATTAGGAATTTCTTGCATGAACGCCCTCAAAATCAAGATCTATCAATCTCTGAAAATCGTTATCATGACCATTCTGATGATTCCGCTGTCTGGTTGTGTACTTGCTCCTATTCCCAACTCACGCGTTGAGGGCTTCGCCGTCCAATCGCGTCTGTTGGATGCCGAAACGAAACAGCCAATACCAAATGCCAAAATTATCGCAGTCGATGGAGATACTTCGATCACAGATAGCGACGGTCGATTCGAGTTGAAAAAGCACACTCAACAACATTACGGATTTTTGCTTGGGGTAATCAGTTATCCTGTTTTGCCGTTCACAACGGATTTAGTTTCACGTTCGAGAGCGTTCCGCGTGAATGCAGTCGGCTATCCTCAGCAGTCCTTCCTGGTTAAAGAAGAAGAGGAAGGAATTGAGTTCTCCAAGGATGACCCGTTTTTGCTAATTAAGTCTGAATTGCTTTTGAAGAAGAAAGTCATTTCTAATTTGCAAAGTGATGGCGCCAAAATTGGGCAATAAGTCGCTGATAGTAATCCTGTCGTACTCGAAATATTTCCGCAAAGATACCAATATCCGTTGCTTTTGCTTCACACAGAGCAAGATCGGGTTATCGAGATCGATATCTTCGGGCACCAAGAGGTGACACATTTCTCCGGGACGCATCCCCGTCAACATAAGCGTGAGAAAAATCGGAAATTGCCAGTGATCGCATTTTTGCAAAAAGGCCCGCTCTTCCTGAGGCTTGAATAGTTCAATGGACCGAAAGCTCTCGATCGGAATTCGATCGATATTCAATACCTGAAAAGGGTTCTCTGCGTAGGGGCTTAAGTATCGCCGTTTCTTCGCGTAGCCAAACAATGTCCTGCAAGTTTCGAGAACGTAGATTAAGCCGCTATCGAGCAATGCTCGCTTAATTGTATTTTCGTGACCGTTAGGGGAAACGCGAATCGACCTCAAGTACGTGGCAAATTCTTCGGCATGGGACGGGGTGAACTGGGCGATAGTCTTAACGGGTCTTTGCTGAAGAAACCGGATCAAATGATCTGTTGCAGCACGGTAACGATTGATGGTGTTGAGGGAAGAGCGAGAAACGTGCTCGTGATGTTCGAGCCATTGTTGCCTGGTTTTTTCGATGGTCGCATTCTCAAAGCTCAAGGCGGCGGGAGCTCCGACATCTAACTGGGAGTTGATCTGCGAAGCGAGCTGGCGGGCGGCGTTCCTATCCGGTCCAACCCGGGGTCGATGTCGACACCCCTGTTCGACGTAGCAAATACCAAATTTTTCCCCGACGATACCCATGTACTTTACCGATTCGAAACTCTTTCGACATAGTCGCCTCAGAGATTTCTCCTGCCACAAAACGCCACAAAAACTGCCACAAACGGGGTTTTTTGAAGACGAGGAAAAGTCGTAAACTGTTTTGAAATCTAGACTTACGTCAATCAATGAAATGAAAAAGCGGAGAGAGGGAGATTCGAACTCCCGTTACGGTTACCCGTAAACAGCATTTCCAGTGCTGCACCTTCGGCCTCTCGGTCACCTCTCCGGATAGAAAATCCTATGATGATTCTTCATATACGTCAATCAGCCTTGCCCAGGCATTCTGGCAATTCCCCTCGCGATACCGGAATAGACTGCCCGACAGGATCAAAAGTTCGGCTATTTCAGACCAGATCAATCGTATGATAGCTCAATCGTTCGTATCCCGAAGCAGTAATCAGGTAATTATGCTCGATGCGGACGCCGCCGACATTGTCCACATAAAGCCCCGGTTCCAAAGTTACCACATCCCCGGCAATCAACGTTTCATCGGCTTTTTCGACGAAAAACGGGGCTTCCGGGTGCTGTAAACCCAACCCATGCCCGGCATGATGTGGAAAATTTCCAGCCAGTTTCGCCGTTTCGAAAACTCCACGCACGGCGTCATAAACCGCTTTGCAGGATTGGCCCGCTTTCAACATTCCTTCCCCGGCCGCCATGGCGGCTTTGGAGAGATCCATCAGGTTCTGCTGAGCGGGGGTCGGTTTGCCCCCAACCACAAGCGTATTGGTGAAATCGCTGCGATAGCCGAACAAAACGCAGGAATAATCGAGGATGAGAGTCTCGCCGTCCTGCAAAATATGATCGGTCGGCGGGCCGCCGCGCTTGCT
The genomic region above belongs to Telmatocola sphagniphila and contains:
- a CDS encoding tyrosine-type recombinase/integrase, encoding MGIVGEKFGICYVEQGCRHRPRVGPDRNAARQLASQINSQLDVGAPAALSFENATIEKTRQQWLEHHEHVSRSSLNTINRYRAATDHLIRFLQQRPVKTIAQFTPSHAEEFATYLRSIRVSPNGHENTIKRALLDSGLIYVLETCRTLFGYAKKRRYLSPYAENPFQVLNIDRIPIESFRSIELFKPQEERAFLQKCDHWQFPIFLTLMLTGMRPGEMCHLLVPEDIDLDNPILLCVKQKQRILVSLRKYFEYDRITISDLLPNFGAITLQIRNDFLLQKQFRLN
- a CDS encoding peptidase associated/transthyretin-like domain-containing protein, encoding MNALKIKIYQSLKIVIMTILMIPLSGCVLAPIPNSRVEGFAVQSRLLDAETKQPIPNAKIIAVDGDTSITDSDGRFELKKHTQQHYGFLLGVISYPVLPFTTDLVSRSRAFRVNAVGYPQQSFLVKEEEEGIEFSKDDPFLLIKSELLLKKKVISNLQSDGAKIGQ
- a CDS encoding Kelch repeat-containing protein translates to MLRFGFALTVFFILSLSGFAQHKNGRLDELPSQPGPHIEKIKSLGDNEWLKLGAPAADPKWGKARGSSWGAKAMILAADKRGAFLFGEGVHAFVKPDGHIMDDLWFYDINSHAWICLYPGTDTTTFTQRVKDKQLVIAEDGQLIDGDKQPIPLHTLVHAWSYLTYDSDRKKFAFLSWNGNGSQIPRYFLGGEKQMDVGLKLLEEQLRDKKKAVFSPWFYDVARGKFERSLANISTPINAGGFPQFHYIPAKKQFFAVGSDTVTIFDPAKNQWIDAKPKGPAPKGYDACGCYDSKRNRVYRNDGDGSKGEGLMAYDIESNTWSHLKPSGKAPGASNTNAAFYEYDARLDIVVAIHFRGATTGIFVYDPKSNSWADPIPFSANSPSKFQFAANTFYDMELNAYFCHVAGDSRDNGVMWVYRYQK